A stretch of the Acyrthosiphon pisum isolate AL4f chromosome A2, pea_aphid_22Mar2018_4r6ur, whole genome shotgun sequence genome encodes the following:
- the LOC103310340 gene encoding 52 kDa repressor of the inhibitor of the protein kinase-like: protein MVWVDKSNSLTELRLWITKLRRTNCKPKTGIDALTECNKEIHPNIYLLLKILCTLPVSTTTPEHMFSALKKVKTYLRNTMTEDRLNGLSMMAVNRDNKVNPEDVFDDISKRPRK from the exons ATGGTTTGG GTAGACAAAAGTAATTCATTAACAGAGTTAAGACTTTGGATAACAAAACTCAGGAGAACTAATTGTAAACCTAAAACTGGGATTGATGCACTTACAGAATGCAACAAAGAGATACAccctaacatttatttattattaaaaatattgtgtacattaCCCGTATCTACCACTACTCCTGAACATATGTTTTCAgctctaaaaaaagttaaaacatacCTACGGAATACTATGACTGAA gaTAGGTTAAATGGGTTAAGTATGATGGCGGTCAATAGAGACAATAAAGTTAATCCTGAAGatgtatttgatgatatttcTAAGAGACCAAGGAAATAG
- the LOC100162267 gene encoding 39S ribosomal protein L46, mitochondrial (The RefSeq protein has 1 substitution compared to this genomic sequence) produces MKTIHHMIKLKNFYRMHSTTQVKWDIMAGLCLQRKPIITKPLTDTEVNFQNILQEIEFEKSLKSDHELRHEKDVKRMEKLKNGKVIDFDDMDQASNQSAQDYVDKNKEELLNFKFASRLTEADTINDTKSLKRKLDDNLVLIVKQKLGHEDYWVLPQGLWKDGETLRETSERILKESCGNNINVRFYGNAPCGFYKYKYPKQKREQFNVEGAKIFFFKAKLLDGNVEEKGTWTDYEWSTVQELNKRLIQPYMKNVKLFLSNYNVNT; encoded by the coding sequence atgaagacAATTCATCATATGATTAAGTTAAAAAACTTCTATAGAATGCATTCAACAACTCAAGTGAAATGGGACATCATGGCTGGTTTATGTCTACAACGTAAACCAATTATAACTAAACCATTAACTGATACAGaggtaaattttcaaaatattttacaagaaattgaatttgaaaagaGTCTGAAATCAGATCACGAGCTTAGACATGAAAAAGATGTTAAAAGaatggaaaaattgaaaaatggtaAGGTTATTGATTTTGATGATATGGATCAGGCATCAAATCAATCAGCACAAGACTATGTAGATAAGAACAAAGAAgaacttttaaatttcaaatttgctaGTCGTTTAACTGAGGCAGACACAATAAATGATACTAAatcattaaaaagaaaattggaCGACAATTTGGTTTTAATTGTTAAACAAAAATTGGGCCATGAAGACTATTGGGTCTTACCACAAGGTTTGTGGAAAGATGGAGAAACATTAAGAGAAACATCAGAAAGAATATTAAAAGAATCAtgtggaaataatattaatgttagatTTTATGGTAACGCTCCATGTGGgttttataagtataagtatccTAAACAAAAACGAGAACAATCTAATGTAGAAggggcaaaaatattttttttcaaagcaaAACTTTTGGATGGAAATGTAGAAGAAAAAGGCACATGGACAGATTATGAATGGTCAACTGTTCAGGAACTTAACAAGAGACTTATTCAACCATAcatgaaaaatgttaaattattcttgtcaaattataatgtaaacacataa
- the LOC100166355 gene encoding uncharacterized protein LOC100166355 yields the protein MEVFKSNKGGDKMPFEGYTYTVKYDGVNHITWRCSKRNSTNCPAILKTSILKTNHSVIIGHNHFANKSEVNAMIAVSKIKLAAKTSCANPVEIYAQGVSELDERSKSMMPLEETTTRTLRNQRSKDNPLDPVSLNDLMIENDWCTTGKPFHKLLADNGIGATERIIIFSTDEGLNNLACASTWYMDGNFALAPKQFQQLYVIRVQVNNVSTTAVYCLLQRKSMSTYESMLNTILKKV from the exons atggaaGTTTTTAAATCCAACAAAGGCGGTGACAAAATGCCTTTTGAAGGCTACACATATACAGTTAAATACGATGGTGTAAATCATATTACATGGAGATGTTCAAAAAGAAATAGTACAAATTGTCCTGCAATACTAAAGACTAGTATCTTGAAAACGAACCATTCTGTGATAATAGGACATAATCACTTTGCGAACAAATCCGAAGTAAATGCCATGATAGctgtatcaaaaataaaattagctgCAAAGACATCTTGTGCAAATCCAGTCGAGATTTATGCTCAAGGTGTTTCTGAGTTAGACGAACGTTCCAAGTCAATGATGCCGCTTGAAGAAACCACTACAAGAACACTAAGAAATCAAAGATCAAAAGACAATCCTTTGGATCCTGTTAGTCTTAATGATTTAATGATTGAAA atgATTGGTGTACAACTGGAAAACCATTCCACAAACTGCTTGCTGACAATGGAATAGGTGCCACTgaaagaataattatattttcaacagatgaaggattaaataatttagcatGTGCATCAACCTGGTACATGGATGGGAACTTTGCCCTTGCACCAAAACAATTTCAACAACTGTACGTTATACGAGTGCAAGTAAATAATGTTTCTACTACAgcagtttattgtttattgcaaAGAAAAAGCATGTCAACCTATGAATCAATGCTAAACACAATACTAAAAAAAGTGTGA
- the LOC103310338 gene encoding uncharacterized protein LOC103310338, translating into MNDMNESHERPRQHEAGGKYGQGVIVRRYKIVQPVIVRVEVTASHRGYFEFRLCPNNAPKQVASQSCLDKYVLRRVKTKDTIEAFHETRFYPGTENKVYKMWYQLPDGLTCSQCVLQWKYTTGNNWGECGNGTSAVGCGPQEEYRACADISVSDRDGTYDTSPYPTPQ; encoded by the exons ATGAACGATATGAACGAATCACATGAACGG CCGAGACAACACGAAGCCGGCGGAAAGTACGGCCAGGGAGTGATCGTGCGCCGTTACAAAATCGTACAGCCAGTAATTGTGCGCGTCGAGGTGACGGCCAGCCACCGGGGGTACTTCGAGTTCAGGCTGTGTCCGAACAATGCACCCAAGCAGGTGGCCAGCCAGTCGTGTCTGGACAAGTACGTTTTGCGGAGGGTTAAGACCAAGGACACTATTGAAGCGTTCCACGAAACTCGATTCTATCCAGGCACCGAGAACAAGGTGTACAAAATGTGGTACCAGCTCCCCGATGGGTTAACGTGTAGTCAGTGCGTTTTGCAGTGGAAGTACACGACGGGCAACAATTGGGGCGAGTGTGGTAACGGCACCAGTGCGGTGGGCTGTGGGCCGCAAGAGGAGTACAGGGCATGTGCTGACATATCTGTGTCAGACAGGGATGGCACATACGATACGTCACCATACCCAACACCGCAGTAA
- the LOC100166984 gene encoding protein phosphatases pp1 regulatory subunit-like isoform X1, translating into MDSIENKGTNGNAETPKVKKEEGTEGVDENGVKYIIYEENSVEINENAEELDLNHQRLDKLENFEHMLNLRSLCLRWNHIKKIENIQMLVSLNELDLYDNQITKIENLSSLINLKVLDLSFNRIKEIEGLEHLINLEKLYLSSNRITKITNVNHLLNLQMLELGDNKIKTIENIDCLTGLTELYFGKNKVNKIQNLDTLINLKILSLQNNSLTKIENLNKLTSLDELYLSENRITVIENLEDNINLGTLDLSMNKISKIENITHLQKLTELWINDNKINDWNSVQILEHMKKLETIYLEHNPLIKDSAYRRKIKLIMPWIAQIDATLAR; encoded by the exons ATGGACTCAATTGAAAATAAAg GTACTAATGGAAATGCAGAGACTCCAAAGGTTAAAAAAGAAGAAGGTACTGAAGGTGTGGACGAAAAtggagtaaaatatataatatatgaagaaAATAGTGTGGAAATTAACGAAAATGCtgaa GAGTTAGATTTAAATCATCAAAGACTGGATAAACTTGAAAACTTTGAACACATGCTAAACCTTCGTTCTTTATGTCTTCGTTGGAACCAtataaagaaaattgaaaacattcaaATGCTTGTTTCGCTTAATGAACTTGATTTGTATGAtaatcaaataactaaaattgaaaatctgtCCAGTCTTATAaacttaaa AGTGCTTGATTTATCGTTTAACCGTATAAAAGAAATTGAAGGTCTTGAACATTTGATCaatttagaaaaattgtatttatccaGTAATCGAATAACTAAAATCACAAATGTTAATCATTTGTTAAATCTACAAATGTTGGAATTGGGTGATAACAAAATTAAG acAATTGAAAATATCGACTGTCTCACTGGTCTTACAGAACTATACtttggaaaaaataaagttaataaaatccaaaatttAGACACCTTGATTAACTTGAAAATACTAAgcttacaaaataatagtttgaccaaaattgaaaatcttaACAAGTTGACATCACTGGATGAATTGTATCTCTCTGAAAATAGAATCACAGTAATTGAGAATCTTGAAGATAATATTAATCTTGGAACTCTAGATTTGTCTATgaataaaatttctaaaatcgaaaatataactcatttacaaaaattaacagAACTTTGG atcaatgacaataaaataaatgattggaATAGTGTTCAAATTTTGGAACATATGAAGAaacttgaaacaatatatttggaaCATAATCCATTAATCAAAGACAGTGCttatagaagaaaaattaaattgattatgcCGTGGATTGCTCAAATTGATGCTACATTGGCTCGATAA